atatatatagctgAAGCGGCACTGATGCGTTATCACCCTAGCTCTCTCTCCACATCCCCTGGCCCTACAATGATCTTttagcgtgtttttttgtggttgtaaATTTACTAGCAAATATCGTTGTCCCTCATCTCACACTTCCCAAAAAGGCCTCCAATTTCCCGTTTgcttgtgtttatgtgtgtatatcttgttttgaatagttttgtttctaagAGCACTTTTTGTTGTATTAACCTTCATTTTTCTATCTAAAATTCCTGTTTTcatgtgagtgtgttggtTTTTATAATTCTTTTCTAACACGATAAGGTATCATCTCGCGCTctattgccattttttttccgTTTCCCCCACACACAATACTAACTTCTACTTCCCTTttcacctgctgctgctgctgcaaaaccGTTATAGCAGCACGAGCGCACACTGCGCTCGGCAGGCTTTGAGCGTGGATTAGAAGAGTTACTAAAAAAATGGTTACGATTAAGAAGCGCCCCTCTATAGGTAGGTGTGTTTCGGCAATAATAATTAGATAGATTAATAATATTAGTAGTAATGATTACTTTTTTATACATAAATAGCTTCCGCCTGTCCCTCGCTCGAGTCGAGCGTGATTTTGTGATCACATTCGTCGTCGAAAAACCGCCGGAAGGTAAACTCGAAGAACCCGTGGTGGAACGGTTTGCCACTGTCGCACACCTCGTCCAGGTTGCCGTGGCCGTTCTCGTCGCAGGACGAGGACGAATCCTGCAGCCGGCCCGGATCGATCGGGTCGAAGTTGGACGTGTCGGTCGGGTACTTGATCTTCGGCTCGTACAGTGCCTGCTGGCTGCGCAGGTCCTTGGTGAAGTCGATCGTGCGGAAGAACGGGTGCGACTTGATCTCGTCCACGTTTCGCCCGATCCGTTCGTCCTCGTTCTTGCACAGCCGCAGTATGATGTCCATCGCTTCCGGCGTCAGATGCGCGTCCACCGGTATGCGCAACGTTTGCCGCCAGTTTATAACCTACGCAAAGGGAAAGTGTGTGAAttgccaaaaacaaaagcacaacaCAACGTAGCGTGTGAGCGAGCGTTCGTGCGCGCGATCGAGCCTACCTTAATCTGTGTTTCCTCTGCCGTATTTGCCAAAAAAGGTGGCTGTCCGACTAGCATCTCGTACAGGATGACGCCGACGCTCCACCAATCGCACAGCTGGGTGTAGCCGCTACGCATCAACACCTCCGGTGCGATATAGTTCGGCGTGCCGACGATCGAGTGTGCTTTGGCGCGGTTTTTCTCACGGAACTTCCGCCtgcaatggaatggaatggatgaATCACGTTAGCATAGGCAATTGGATCGCAAACCAATGCATGGTTTCCCCTGGTTACCTTTCTAGTGGTGGGGGTATATCGGGACCAAATTTGCTCCACGCTTCCATCGAATCTTGCCTGGCATGGTCTGCAACAGAAAAAGGATACGCACAGATGATTTTTAGGTTAGCTGTTGATGGATGAATACTAAAACAGTTGGGCACATCACATACCGTTCTTCTGATAGTACTTCGAATCGTGCGTCCATCGGAACCCGGTGCACAGACCGAAATCCGTCAGCTTGATGTGTCCCTTTCGATCGATCAGCACATTGTCTGGCTTGATGTCTCTGTAAGGATATTTCACGTTACAAGATAGAGGTTCATTAATATCTTAatacctgtttttttttttttttgctccaattGCTCACCGATGAATGAATCCCATTTTGTGGACGCTATCAATCGCGCAGGTCAGTTCGGCGATGTAGAAACGGGCTAGATCCTCCTCGAAGATTCCTTTCTTGATCAGCAGCGACATTAGATCTCCACCTGGTGGGCGTCACGACAGCAAAAACACGAATTAAATCACATCCACCTCTCACTGCTCCTACATCCCACCCTCCCCCGGATTGCCCCACCTACCCGGTATATAATCCATCACGAAGTAGAGATTGTCCTTGTCCTGGAAGCTGTAGTACAGCTTCACCACCCACTCGTTGTCCGCCTCCGCCAGAATGTCCCGCTCCGCCTTCACGTGCGCGACCTGGTTGCGCTTCAGCACGTCCGCCTTGCGCAGCGTCTTCATCGCGTACAGATGGTTGGTGGTGTCTATCTTCTTCACCAGCGTCACCTCCCCGAACGCCCCGACGCCGATCGTTTTGATCTTCGCAAACATCGACTTGTCCATCTTGGCGCGCTTCAGCCGGATGTAGTTGCTTTCCTTCTGGCACAGCAGCTTCCGCATCTCGATCTTCGTCTCCTCCGGCAGGTCGAGCTTGGACATTTCGCTCTCCAGCTGCTTGATGCGGAAGTTGCGCTGCGAGTACGACTTCAGCACGTTCTCGATGTGCTGCTCCATGAAGAACTTGTACGCCTGGGGCGAGTAGTGCTTCACCTTACACTCGGACCGCTCCGCTTCCTTCTCCTTGGACAGGTTCTTCCGCTCCGGTATCGGCGACTGGTGCTTGATCTTGCGCGGATTATCCTccccaccaccgccgccaccacttCCTCCAGCACAACCACCTGCAGCTCCACCGGCAgcactgccgccgccgctgctgctggcaccacTGGTGGAAGCGTTTCCGACTCCACTGGCAACACTGCTACCAGCTtcagctcctcctcctccacctccagAGCTTGTTCGACCACCACTCGCCGAGGTGGGTGTTGTGGCAGGGGATGATTCGGCGGTACTGCTGCCACTCGGTGTCCCGTGATCCATCCCACCGCCACCGTTCGTGTAGGCCGGCGCAGGACCATTATTGTTTGTGTTGCCACTAGTGCCCGGGAAGCGGACCGATTTCATGAGGCTGCTACGCACACCACCGCTTGCCGCAGTGGACGCTATGCCACGATGTTTGGCAtcatgctgttgctgctgctgttgttggtggtgttggtggttgagctgctgctgctgtgactgttgctgctggccacCTCCCATTAGCGCGCCGAGCGTTTTCAGCGCACCGGTAAACGTGTGCTGTGCCGCACCACCACTGCCGGACAACTTGTGCGGTGCCTTTGGCGGTGGCATCTGCTTCGGATCGgccgggtgctgctgctgctgcatcaacCCATTGGTAGCATGAGGGTGCAGATGGTGATGGTGCCGATCGTCGTCGACCGTTCGCGACAAACCGCCTGGCGGCACCGCCTTTCCATTGCTGACGATGCTGCTGCCCCCGTGCATCATTGCGTGATCGTGATTGTtatgattgttgttgttatgcaTACTATTCattgtattgttattgttactTGCGTTAGCGTTATTACTCATATTGCCGTTAATCGTATTAGCGTTCGCGTTGTGACTACTGCTGCCGGTGGTACTGGAGTTGCAGGATTGGTTCATtccgctaccaccaccaccgttcgcGTTGCCATTCACCATGCCACCGCCGTCGGCATTGCCGTGCCCGTTGTGGTGCTGATGGTGCAGTAGATGATTATGATGATTcaggtggtggtgatggtgctgcagctgctggtgTTGATATGACTGCTGGTGGTGATTGTTGCCGCCATTAtttcgatgctgctgctgctgttgctccaTTTCCATCGCTGACGGGGGACAGTGTGGGGAGGGTGGTAACGGTGGAGGCGTACCCCCGCCGCCACCGTCCAGCAGATAAGCCGGCGGGGGTTCCTTCTTGGGGGATGAATGCTTCTGCAGCAGTATCATGGTCGTGTCGTACGATGGTGGATCGTTCGGGGAGCCGGTGCTGCTACCACTCGACACAccattgttgctgctgcccgaCAGCGCCTGTGGTTGAGCGGGTGAGGATTGGCCGTTCATTGTGCCGCCaccgacaccaccaccaccaccaccaccaccaccgccgaccGTCTGCACTGGCACATTGGAAGGAAGCACGTTTTGCAGCCCGGGCAGCGATGGTTTGGCGCGCAGGGGCTGCTTCGGTGCGCCACTGCCCGGGCCGCCGGCAGCACTGGCTGCAGCGCCGACGTGCCGACCCGCCCCACCACCCTCATGCCCGAGGGCCGACGGCGAGGGGGGTGGCGGTGTTGCGTAGCCGGACGCAGCCTTGTTTAGCTTGGCCTGCACCGACACGGCGTACGAGGGCGGCGGTGGATTGTTGTGCAGCGggtgaccaccaccaccactgccaccgcTGCTCCCGGGCACGCCTCCAGCTGGTGCTGCCGGTGCAACGGCCGTCTGCAGGATTGGCTTCTGTACCTGGGTCGATTTCACCGAGTGCATAATGATCGGATGCTGGGCCGCTTTCGAGGCGGGCGCATGCACGGCGGATGGTTTCGGCTGCAGCGGTATCGGTCGCTGTATCGCGGCGCCCAGCagaccaccgccgccgccgcccgctcCCTGTGACACCGTGATCGGGCTGGACGAGCCGATCGACGCGTTCGAGTAGAAGCCCGAGCTGGGGCTCTTGCGGAAGTCCGACTGGGCCGAGGACGACTGCGTCGGGCTCTGGCGGCTGTGGAACGACGTCAGATAGTTGGGCGGCGAGGACGGCCCGAGCTGTGGGTACGGGGGCGGCGGCTCGTTCCCCGTGTACACCGCCATCTGCTGgctgagctgctgctgcacctgcGGTCCGTTCTGCACGATGATCGGCTGCCGCAGCCCCGGATGGTTGCCGCTGCTCGCGATCGGCGAGGAGCCGCGGGCCGGCGACTGCGAAGCCGCACCGCCAAACTGCCCGTTCCGGCCGGACGCGACCGAGGCGGGCGACATGCGCTTCAGCAGATGCATCGGGTTCGGCGGCTGAGGAGTGGACGGGGTGGAGGAGCAGCGCGGCGGCGGAATCGGGGGCGCATCGCTGAAGTTGGTCGGGCAGGGCGACGGTGAGTACTGCGAGCTGCGGCCGACCACGTGCGCCGCCGCGAACGGTTGCTGCGAGTGGGGACTGTTCGAGCGGGAGCTGCCGGCACCGGAGTCCAGCGCT
This is a stretch of genomic DNA from Anopheles merus strain MAF chromosome 2R, AmerM5.1, whole genome shotgun sequence. It encodes these proteins:
- the LOC121590155 gene encoding serine/threonine-protein kinase Warts → MNGKGGKVPLSVARHSAYNAIALEQIKNELQPYETSQQALGGGGGGGGQLVAPLKRKPSIEKDAPQSPLHMQRTSPALDSGAGSSRSNSPHSQQPFAAAHVVGRSSQYSPSPCPTNFSDAPPIPPPRCSSTPSTPQPPNPMHLLKRMSPASVASGRNGQFGGAASQSPARGSSPIASSGNHPGLRQPIIVQNGPQVQQQLSQQMAVYTGNEPPPPYPQLGPSSPPNYLTSFHSRQSPTQSSSAQSDFRKSPSSGFYSNASIGSSSPITVSQGAGGGGGGLLGAAIQRPIPLQPKPSAVHAPASKAAQHPIIMHSVKSTQVQKPILQTAVAPAAPAGGVPGSSGGSGGGGHPLHNNPPPPSYAVSVQAKLNKAASGYATPPPPSPSALGHEGGGAGRHVGAAASAAGGPGSGAPKQPLRAKPSLPGLQNVLPSNVPVQTVGGGGGGGGGGVGGGTMNGQSSPAQPQALSGSSNNGVSSGSSTGSPNDPPSYDTTMILLQKHSSPKKEPPPAYLLDGGGGGTPPPLPPSPHCPPSAMEMEQQQQQHRNNGGNNHHQQSYQHQQLQHHHHHLNHHNHLLHHQHHNGHGNADGGGMVNGNANGGGGSGMNQSCNSSTTGSSSHNANANTINGNMSNNANASNNNNTMNSMHNNNNHNNHDHAMMHGGSSIVSNGKAVPPGGLSRTVDDDRHHHHLHPHATNGLMQQQQHPADPKQMPPPKAPHKLSGSGGAAQHTFTGALKTLGALMGGGQQQQSQQQQLNHQHHQQQQQQQHDAKHRGIASTAASGGVRSSLMKSVRFPGTSGNTNNNGPAPAYTNGGGGMDHGTPSGSSTAESSPATTPTSASGGRTSSGGGGGGAEAGSSVASGVGNASTSGASSSGGGSAAGGAAGGCAGGSGGGGGGEDNPRKIKHQSPIPERKNLSKEKEAERSECKVKHYSPQAYKFFMEQHIENVLKSYSQRNFRIKQLESEMSKLDLPEETKIEMRKLLCQKESNYIRLKRAKMDKSMFAKIKTIGVGAFGEVTLVKKIDTTNHLYAMKTLRKADVLKRNQVAHVKAERDILAEADNEWVVKLYYSFQDKDNLYFVMDYIPGGDLMSLLIKKGIFEEDLARFYIAELTCAIDSVHKMGFIHRDIKPDNVLIDRKGHIKLTDFGLCTGFRWTHDSKYYQKNDHARQDSMEAWSKFGPDIPPPLERRKFREKNRAKAHSIVGTPNYIAPEVLMRSGYTQLCDWWSVGVILYEMLVGQPPFLANTAEETQIKVINWRQTLRIPVDAHLTPEAMDIILRLCKNEDERIGRNVDEIKSHPFFRTIDFTKDLRSQQALYEPKIKYPTDTSNFDPIDPGRLQDSSSSCDENGHGNLDEVCDSGKPFHHGFFEFTFRRFFDDECDHKITLDSSEGQAEAIYV